From one Luteolibacter sp. SL250 genomic stretch:
- a CDS encoding GYF domain-containing protein codes for MQWYYSKNGTQLGPVAQGELISKLASGEVSPADLVWKDGMGDWIPASQVAELRPTSAAAPVSTISPETPAATPYSAPVSPYSPPAAGGEVISNWLWQSIVVAVLCCPICGIPGIVFAAKVDGLKVAGDIEGAKAAASKAKMWTLIGFGVSAAFWLLYIIFAIVVGVGAAASSPTP; via the coding sequence ATGCAGTGGTACTACTCGAAGAACGGCACCCAGCTCGGCCCTGTGGCCCAGGGTGAACTCATTTCAAAGCTCGCCTCCGGTGAGGTCTCTCCGGCGGATCTGGTGTGGAAAGATGGGATGGGCGACTGGATCCCGGCATCCCAGGTGGCGGAGCTGCGGCCAACTTCTGCCGCGGCTCCGGTTTCCACCATTTCTCCGGAAACTCCGGCCGCCACACCTTACAGCGCCCCGGTCTCTCCCTATTCTCCGCCTGCTGCGGGTGGGGAAGTGATCTCCAACTGGCTCTGGCAGTCGATCGTGGTGGCGGTTCTGTGCTGCCCCATCTGCGGCATCCCGGGCATCGTTTTCGCCGCGAAGGTCGATGGGCTGAAAGTCGCCGGTGACATCGAGGGCGCCAAGGCCGCGGCGTCCAAGGCCAAGATGTGGACGCTCATCGGATTCGGGGTTTCGGCGGCATTCTGGCTCCTCTACATCATCTTCGCGATTGTCGTGGGTGTGGGAGCGGCTGCTTCCAGTCCGACCCCATGA
- a CDS encoding GYF domain-containing protein, with protein sequence MGHWYFGENGQQVGPVDEGSIRGAIQQGRVNLQTLVWREGMPDWLPLAQVPELSGQQVVPAGYPASPYAAPNAPYQAYAQNFAPTSGNAIASMVCGILGLVTCLIILGIPAVICGHLALKQINDSALPMGGRGMAISGLIMGYIQIISCVVGIVLVIFAAVSQ encoded by the coding sequence ATGGGGCATTGGTATTTCGGAGAAAATGGCCAGCAGGTCGGACCGGTGGATGAGGGATCCATCCGGGGGGCGATCCAACAGGGCAGGGTGAACCTCCAGACGCTGGTCTGGCGGGAGGGTATGCCGGACTGGCTGCCGCTCGCCCAGGTGCCGGAGTTGTCCGGGCAGCAAGTGGTTCCGGCCGGGTATCCGGCATCGCCATACGCTGCTCCCAACGCCCCCTATCAGGCCTATGCCCAGAATTTCGCCCCTACTTCCGGCAATGCCATCGCCAGCATGGTCTGCGGCATCCTGGGGCTGGTCACCTGCCTCATCATCCTCGGTATCCCCGCGGTCATTTGCGGGCACCTGGCGCTGAAGCAGATCAATGACAGCGCCCTCCCCATGGGAGGCCGGGGAATGGCTATTTCCGGGCTGATCATGGGCTACATCCAGATCATTTCCTGCGTTGTCGGCATCGTGCTGGTCATCTTCGCCGCCGTATCACAATAG